The DNA segment CGCTTTACGGAAACCTCGGAGGAGCAGTTTTCTATGATGGGGGGGCGGTAAGAATTCCGGGTATGGAGAGCTACCGACATACCCTAGATTGGCGCCATTCAGCGGGTGTAGGAGTTCGTTACAACACCCCTGTTGGACCCGTTAGCCTTGAATATGCCCGTAAACTCAATCAAGATAGCTCTCGCAGCGAATCCGACTACCAAATTCACTTCAGTATTGGCGTATTTTAAACCTCATTGCCTTAGTTGACAGATACTTTGTGTCGAGCATATAAAGGATGTTCTTTGTGGCGGCCGTAGCTCAGTTGGTAGAGCGGCAGATTGTGGCTCTGCATGTCGCGGGTTCAATCCCCGTCGGTCGCCCCATTTTTTTTCGCTTTGCCAATATTCGGAAACGTAATACTACCAAACCTGCTTACTTAATCCTAGTAGCTCATCATAAACTTGATGAGCCAGCTTCACTGCTGCTACAGCCTTAACTTTTGTAAGGGGTTTCTTTTGAGCATCTGGATATCTAAGAGCCACTGCATAATCGGTCAACTTTTTTGCCTTAAGAAGTCTCTTGGATAATTCTTGATCAACAGGTGCCACGAGCTTTGCTAAGGATTCAATATCATGTGTTTTGGGCGCGCGGATATCTTGAGTTACAAGATATCCCTTAATGGATTTTTCAACACATTGCTGAGCAAGAAATGCTGCTGCAACTTTATGATTTGCTCTAAGCTGAATGAGTGCCTTGGCTGATTTAAGATCTCTAATAGCAAGAGTGAACCATTCTTTAATAATTTTTTTATTGGCCAAGATCAATCTCCAGGCCTGTGTTCAATGCTGTTTCTGGAATTGAACTTAACTCATCCTTCCATTCATCAAACTCTTTTTGAGAATAAATAAAAACATCAGCAGACACATCACAGGTTTGGTGAAGTAACTCTCTTGCTTTAGACATGTTGGTGATTCGTTGCTTTTTATTACCAGGTACAACTAAAACAAAATCGTAATCGCTGTCTTTGTGTGCTTTGCCATCAGCTCTAGATCCAAATAGAAACATGCGAGAAGGTTTAAATTCTTCTTTTAGAACCTCAACGATTTGTTTTAATTTTTTATCATCTTTAGCTTTTGCCATTGGTAGGTAACATACGAAAATCTAATCTAAAAGTCACATAATTTGTCGTCAAATCTCACTGTTTCACTACTAAATCCAAAAATAAATTTCTGCATCTGCGTTAATGTTTATCCTGCTTTTTTTCAACCCAAATCCAGCAAGACTTACTGCCCCAATACTGCCAAAAGATCAGTCTTTGCGAGCTGATAATCTTTTTTTAACTCAATGGCACGTCTTTGATACTCAATAAATCTTTGATTGGCACCTAATACGTCAGGGGAATTCTTTACTCCGCGCGAATATTCCGAAAGAGTTCTTTGCAAATACTTTTTCCCTTGTTCCAAAATCTTTTCAGCCGAATGAATGAGGTCATGGGTCAACTTTAACTCATCTTGAGCCCCATCGATGCGAGCTTTAAGCTCCTTTGACACCTGATTAGCTTCAAGTCTAAAACCTTCAGCTTCTAGTGAATGTGCAGAGCCCGCCACTTTAGATTGAAAGCCATCAAAAATATCAAGAGTAAGTTTAATTCCAAAAACTGTCTCTTTACGGTTTTGTTGATCTACGTTTTCTATTTCTCGAAATGTATGAAGTCCATAAGCTCCATAGAGGTCAATATTTGGTACCCACCATCTATAGTATTGAGACTTTTTATTCTCTGAAATTTCTTGATTAGCTATGAGAGAACGTACCTCTCTAAGGTTCTGTGCATTTACAGACATCTTTAAAAGCTGGTCTTCGTGTTGATGGGGTATTTGCTCAGGTGTTTCCAATTGAGACGTTTCAGATAAACCAATGAGAACTTTTAATTCTCTCATTGAATTTTTGATTCCAAGATTTAATCTTGCGATGTCTTGTTCAAATTTTGTGCTCTCCATCTCAAAATCAAGGCGATCAGTTTCTGTGGCAGCGCCTGCTTTGATTCTTCTCACCGCAGCTTCTAAGTTCATTTGATTTTGCTCTTCAGCTGCTTTCAAAATTCGAAGTAACTCTTTTTGGTAAACAAGATTCCAAAAGGCTCTTCTTGCTTTAGCAAGCTCCACTTCATAAATGCTCTCAGTTTCACTTTTTGAAAGCTCTAAATTTTTATCTAGAATGTCATCTTCTAGTTTGTCCTTACCACCTCGAAAGAGATTGATATTGGCACCTATTGCTCCATAAGGCTGAGACATTTCAGAGTGAGTTCCTCGCTTAAAAGTTTCACCACCTACTTCAGCTTTAAGTGTGGGCAAATAGCTTCTTACGAGATGCCCCGTCTTTTGCCCTGATGCTTCTAGAAACTTTCTAGCCCCCTTGTAGTGATTGTTTCGCTCTTGTATGAGCTTTGGTAGTTCTTCAAAACTCACTTTCGTTGAACTTTGAGCAAATATTGGGGGGCTCACAAAAATTATCAATGGCACAAGAACTACGGCTAGACTCGTTCTTAAAATACAGCTCTTTTTCATAAATAAACCTTTAATTAATATTGTCGATTCCAAAGTCAGCTAGAGCTTTTTTCCCACCGACATCTAAGTACACATGCAAATCAAAGCGATAAACCTTACTAATACCAGGAAGCTTTGCTTCGTAATGATCGCCTTCAAGTTTAAAAGTTACAGGCTTAGGATTTTTATCTTTTGGAAACTGAAGCTCACCCTTAAGTGTAGGTTTATCAAGTTTTAGGGGCTTAAGCTTTTTGTCGTAGACATAAACTTTTGCAATATCACCATTTAAAACGACTTCACTTTTAAATGGCAGCGCATCTCTTAAAAGTCCACCATGAGGTGGAGCTTCAACCGCAGGCTCATGGACATGACCTTCATGGGAATGGGCGTTTAGTGAAATCAGACATGCGATAGTGAAAATAAGATTTTTCATTATACCTCCAAGGCTTCATCTTCGGGTTGTTTGTTAACTAATCTTTCAGCAGATTTTTTTCCAAATTTATAAAAAATTGCTGGTGTTACAAAAATATCCAGCAATGTTGAAGACAAAAGTCCCCCAACAATAACAACAGCGACGGGATGGAGAATTTCTTTTCCCGCTTCATCTGCAGCCATCACTAGCGGCATAAGAGCTAAAATTGCAGAAAACGCCGTCATAAGAACTGGGACAAGTCTTTCAAGGGAACCACGGATGACCATTTGTTTTGAGAACACCTCCCCCTCTTCTTTCATTAAATGAATGTAATGACTAATCATCATGATGCCGTTTCTAGAGGCAATCCCGCAAAGTGTAACAAAAGCCACAAGAGTCGCGATTGAAATAGTTCGATCACTTAAAAAGATCGCAATAACTGCACCGATAAGTGCAAGGGGGATGTTCACCATGATTTGAAGAGCTATAGGAATAGATTTAAAGTGCGCAAAGAGTACAAAGAAAATTCCCAATACTGATACCAAACCTAAAAGTGTGACCATCTTTGTAGCTTGTTTTTGATTTTCATATTGTCCACCAATCTCAATAAAATATCCTTGTGGAAGTTTTATTTTTTCTTTGATTTTGGCCTTTACATCACGAATGACGGATTCCAAATCTCTTCCAACAGTATTAAAAGGAATTGCAATACGCCTTTGTAGGTTTTCTCGCTCGATAACATTTGGACCACTCGTTTCAAAAATATCGGCAACCTCTCCAAGTTGAACTACTTTTCCAGTGGGCAAAACATGAACAGGAACAGTTTTGATGGCATTGATATCTTTTCTAGAAGGTTCATCAAGTCTTAGATAAACATCAATGAATCTATCTTTTTCAATGATCTTTGTTACAGGCACACCTTGAAGCATCGCTTCAAGAGATTCCATAAGATCCCCTGGAATAATGCCGTATTTCGCAATGTCTGGTCTCATGGCGTAAATCTTGTACTGAGGAAAAAGAACTTGCCCCTCAACTCGAAGATCAACAATGCCTGAAACATCTTTGATGGCTTCTTTTATTTCTGCAGATTGATGTCTCAATATTCTAAGATCAGGGCCCAAGATTTTAATGGCTACTTGAGACTTAACTCCTGAAAGTACATGATCTAACCTATGAGTAATGGGTTGGCTGATACTGAAGTACCCATCAGCTGGAATAAGGGGTTTAATTTTACCCCTCATTTCAGAAAGAACTTCACTTCGTGGACGATCTAGATCTTTTAGTAAAACCTCAAATTCCGAATGATTTATTCCAGCCGCGTGGTCGTCTTCTTCTGCCCTGCCAGTTCTTCTTCCTGTTGAGACAACTTCTGGAATTTTTAAGAGAGCTTGTTCAACTTGCATAGCAAGTCGACTTGAAGCTTCAAGTGAAATACCCGCTCTTGTTTCAACTTCAATCATTGCACTTCCTTCATTAAAAGATGGGAGGAAATTAGCTCCCATAAAAGGAATTGCAAGAAGTGCAAGAAAAACAGCAACACCTGCGCCACAAATAACTTTTGTGGGATTTTCAAGGGAGCGTTCTAAAATACTTTTATCAAGAGATTTTAGTTTCTGAACAAGCCAAGAATCTTTTTCATCACCAGATTTTGCTTTACCTAATAAGTAAGAGCACAGAACTGGGGTGAGGGTAAGCGAAACGACAAGTGAGGCTATAAGAGAAATAACATAAGCGATTCCTATGGGAGTAAAAAGTCTTCCTTCAACTCCAGAAAGTGCAAAAAGTGGAATAAATACGAGAACGACGATAATGGTCGCTAAAACAATAGAATTTCTAATCTCTCGTGATGCCTCAAAGACTACTCTTAATGTGGGTTTTGGATTTGGAAGGCTTCGATTTTCTCTAAGCCTTCTAAATACGTTTTCAACATCGACAATGGCGTCATCAACTAATTCCCCAATTGCGATAGCCAAACCTCCAAGAGTCATCGTGTTGATTCCAATGCCAAAGAGATAAAAAACTATAGCTGTTATAAGCAAAGAAACTGGAAGTGCAGTTAGAGTGATTACGGTTGTTCTGAAATTTAAGAGAAATAAAATCAAAACAAGAGCGACCATGATGGAGCCGTCTCTAAGGGCTTCTTTAACATTGCCCACAGCATTTTTTATAAAATCTGCTTGTTTAAAAAGACTTGAGTGAATCTCAACATCTGGTGGTAATCCATTTTTTAAATCATTAAGGGCTGCATCAATTTGTTCTGAGAGTTTAATGGTGTCGGCGGTTCCTTGTTTTTGCACCATTAGAATAACGCCAGGTCGATTTGAGATTGAGGCGTCTCCTCGTTTAGGAGCAGGAGCAAATTCAACCGTCGCCACATCTTTTAAGAGTACTGGATAACCAAAGTGCATACCAACGGCCGTTTGAGCAATTTCATCGTGATTAAGAATGCGTCCAAAGTTTCTGATAAGCCATTCTTTATCAGAATCGGCAATGAAACCACCGCTTGAAGCTTCAGAGAGCTTAGATAATCTTTCTTTGAGTTCTAAAATGTTGATTTGTTTTTTTCGAAGCTTGTCAGCATTCACTAAGACCTGGGCTTGAAGCTGATCCCCACCTATTATTCCAATTTGTGAGACACCAGGAATTGTTAAAAGTCGTGGTCTGATTGTCCAATCAGCTAATGCTCTAAGTTCAGAAAGTTTAGTCTGATCTTTGGCCGTTAAACCAATCATTTGAATTTCACCCATAATAGATGAGGTCGGCGATAAAAAGGGGCTTACACCCTTAGGCATTCTCTCACGAGCCAACTGAAGTCGTTCGCTTACAGCAAGTCTTGCAAACCTGAGATCAGTTCCCCAATCAAACTCAACACGAACAACTGAAATTCCCGTCGTTGAGGAGGAATAAATTTTTGTAACTCCGGATGTTCCGTTAAGAACAGCTTCAATAGGCTTTGTAATAACGACTTCGACTTCTTCAGGGGCCATGCCGTGAGCATCTGTGATGACGTTTACTGTTGGCCGATTAAGGTCAGGAAAGACATCCACTGGAAGTTTTTGAAGAACAAGCCAGCCATACACGAGTACAAAGGCTGTGATTGCTAAAACCAGCATTCGATGTCTTAAAGAAAATCGTATTACGCCATCAAGCATTTATAACCCCAAAAAGTTTTGTTTAAAATTTTCCCTCGATACCAAGATGTCCAAAGTAGGCTCTATTGAATCCGTTAAATTGATCTGTGAAGTATGGGCCTGCGAAAAAAACACCGCCTGATAAATTAGCGAATAAAACTTCATTGAGTTGATATTGCATTTTAAGATCAGCCTCTGAACCAAG comes from the Oligoflexia bacterium genome and includes:
- a CDS encoding TolC family protein; translation: MKKSCILRTSLAVVLVPLIIFVSPPIFAQSSTKVSFEELPKLIQERNNHYKGARKFLEASGQKTGHLVRSYLPTLKAEVGGETFKRGTHSEMSQPYGAIGANINLFRGGKDKLEDDILDKNLELSKSETESIYEVELAKARRAFWNLVYQKELLRILKAAEEQNQMNLEAAVRRIKAGAATETDRLDFEMESTKFEQDIARLNLGIKNSMRELKVLIGLSETSQLETPEQIPHQHEDQLLKMSVNAQNLREVRSLIANQEISENKKSQYYRWWVPNIDLYGAYGLHTFREIENVDQQNRKETVFGIKLTLDIFDGFQSKVAGSAHSLEAEGFRLEANQVSKELKARIDGAQDELKLTHDLIHSAEKILEQGKKYLQRTLSEYSRGVKNSPDVLGANQRFIEYQRRAIELKKDYQLAKTDLLAVLGQ
- a CDS encoding HEPN domain-containing protein; translation: MANKKIIKEWFTLAIRDLKSAKALIQLRANHKVAAAFLAQQCVEKSIKGYLVTQDIRAPKTHDIESLAKLVAPVDQELSKRLLKAKKLTDYAVALRYPDAQKKPLTKVKAVAAVKLAHQVYDELLGLSKQVW
- a CDS encoding nucleotidyltransferase domain-containing protein, translated to MAKAKDDKKLKQIVEVLKEEFKPSRMFLFGSRADGKAHKDSDYDFVLVVPGNKKQRITNMSKARELLHQTCDVSADVFIYSQKEFDEWKDELSSIPETALNTGLEIDLGQ
- a CDS encoding efflux RND transporter permease subunit, with protein sequence MLDGVIRFSLRHRMLVLAITAFVLVYGWLVLQKLPVDVFPDLNRPTVNVITDAHGMAPEEVEVVITKPIEAVLNGTSGVTKIYSSSTTGISVVRVEFDWGTDLRFARLAVSERLQLARERMPKGVSPFLSPTSSIMGEIQMIGLTAKDQTKLSELRALADWTIRPRLLTIPGVSQIGIIGGDQLQAQVLVNADKLRKKQINILELKERLSKLSEASSGGFIADSDKEWLIRNFGRILNHDEIAQTAVGMHFGYPVLLKDVATVEFAPAPKRGDASISNRPGVILMVQKQGTADTIKLSEQIDAALNDLKNGLPPDVEIHSSLFKQADFIKNAVGNVKEALRDGSIMVALVLILFLLNFRTTVITLTALPVSLLITAIVFYLFGIGINTMTLGGLAIAIGELVDDAIVDVENVFRRLRENRSLPNPKPTLRVVFEASREIRNSIVLATIIVVLVFIPLFALSGVEGRLFTPIGIAYVISLIASLVVSLTLTPVLCSYLLGKAKSGDEKDSWLVQKLKSLDKSILERSLENPTKVICGAGVAVFLALLAIPFMGANFLPSFNEGSAMIEVETRAGISLEASSRLAMQVEQALLKIPEVVSTGRRTGRAEEDDHAAGINHSEFEVLLKDLDRPRSEVLSEMRGKIKPLIPADGYFSISQPITHRLDHVLSGVKSQVAIKILGPDLRILRHQSAEIKEAIKDVSGIVDLRVEGQVLFPQYKIYAMRPDIAKYGIIPGDLMESLEAMLQGVPVTKIIEKDRFIDVYLRLDEPSRKDINAIKTVPVHVLPTGKVVQLGEVADIFETSGPNVIERENLQRRIAIPFNTVGRDLESVIRDVKAKIKEKIKLPQGYFIEIGGQYENQKQATKMVTLLGLVSVLGIFFVLFAHFKSIPIALQIMVNIPLALIGAVIAIFLSDRTISIATLVAFVTLCGIASRNGIMMISHYIHLMKEEGEVFSKQMVIRGSLERLVPVLMTAFSAILALMPLVMAADEAGKEILHPVAVVIVGGLLSSTLLDIFVTPAIFYKFGKKSAERLVNKQPEDEALEV